GACCCCCTACCGTCAGCTCGGCCGCAGCGGCCTGCACCTCTTTCCCCTCGGCTTGGGCACCATGCAGTTTGGCTGGACCGCCGACGAGGCCACCTCCTTCGCCCTGATGGACGCCTACGCCGGCGCAGGTGGCAATTTTCTGGACACCGCCGACATCTACACGACCTGGATTCCCGGCAACCCTGGCGGCGTGTCCGAGGAGATCATCGGGCGTTGGCTGAAAGCCCGCGGCAACCGCGACGATATGGTGATCGCCACCAAGGTGCGCGGGCCGATGGGTGGGGTGGATCACCACCAGGGACGCTCGACCATTCACCAGCGCGAGGGCCTGTCGCGCCGCTGGATCTTGAAGGCCTGCGAGGACAGCCTGCGCCGCTTGCAGGTGGACCACATCGACCTGTACCAGGCCCACTGGATCGACGCAGCCACGCCCATCGAGGAAACGCTGGCCGCCTTTACGGAGCTGGTGCGCCGGGGTTACGTGCGGTATATCGGCTGCTCGAACTACAGCGCGTGGAGGCTGATGCAGGCCCTCTGGACGGGTGACCGCCGGGGGCTGGAGAGCTTCGTGAGCATTCAGCCCGAGTACAGCCTGCTCTCGCCCACCCGCGCCAATTTCGAGCGCGAGCTGTCGAGGGTCTGCGTGGAGTACGGCCTGGGGGTCATTCCCTGGAGCCCGCTGGGCGGCGGCATGCTGACGGGCAAGTACCGCCGCGGCCAGCCCCTGCCGGACAGCGTGCGCGCGGGTGAGAACGCAGCCAGGCGTTTTGGCGACCAGAACTTCGACACCGTGGAAACGCTCGTGTCGGTGGCTGAGCGGCACGGCGCGGTGCCCGCGCAGGTGGCCCTCGCGTGGCTGCTCGCCCAGCCCGCCGTAACCGCACCGATCATCGGCGCGAACAGCGTGGAGCAACTGCAAGACCTGCTGGGTACCGTCACCCTGACGCTGGACCCGGCGGACTTGGAAGAGATCAGCCGCGTGAGCGACTGGGAACGCGCCCGCACCGAGCTGGAACGCTAATCGGAGCGTTCAAAAGGCGTGGCCCCCCGGGTTGGGACCAGGGGGGCCTTTGCAATTCGCGGTCGGGGTCAGTCGCGGGGCGGAAAGGAGAGGTGGCCCTCGTACTGCCACAGGCTGAACTGGCGGGGCTTCTTTTCCACTAAGGTGCCCTGCATGACGCCGTGCTGGGTAACGACCTGCACGTCACAGCGGCCTGTGGTGCGGCAGCTTTCCTGCAGCGCAGCAATGTCGCTGTCCAGCGTGCCTTTCGGTTGCACCTTGCCCTCGGCCAGAATCGTCAGTTTTTTATTTTGCTGGACTTGATATTTTCCTTCGAGAATCAACATAGACCCAGCATACGTCACCCGCTCTCATGCAAAAGTTCAGGGCTCCGGGCAGACGTGTTTATCCGTCCAGTGCCTGCGCGTACCACCGCGTAATCACGTCCGGCCGCGTGATCGCCGAGCCCACCACCACGAAGAGGGCCCCGCGTCTGCGCGCCTCCGCCGCTTGCTCCGGAAGGCTGATGCGGCCCTCGGCGGCGAAGGGCAGACCCGCCGCGCGCAGCTCGTCCATCAGGTCCCAGTCGGGGGTGGTCAGGGCCCGGCTGTAAGGGGTGTATCCGGCCAGCGTGGTGCCCACGCAGTCTGCTCCCGCGTCCAGCGCCGCCCGCGCTTCCTCCAGCGTGCTGATATCGGCCATGACCTGCGCGCCCGCCGCGCGAACCGCCGCGAACATGTTCTGCAGCGGTTCGGGCCGGGGCCGCAGGGTGGCGTCCAGCGCCACGATCTCGGCCCCCAGTTCGGCCAGGCGCACCGCTTCCGCCGATGTGGGGGTGATGTACACGTCGGTGTCGTTCCGGTCCGTCTTTGTCAGGCCGATGATGGGCAGGGCCGTCACCGCGCGCACCGCCTGCACGTCCGCGAAGCCCTGCACCCGCAGCCCTGCCGCGCCGCCCAACTCGGCAGCCAGGGCCAGGCGACCGATGATGTAGGAATCGCGCAGCGGACTGCCCGGGTCCGCCTGGCACGACACGACAAGCTGGCCGCGCAACCGCTCCAGCACGCTCAAGACGGCCCTCCCTGGGCGCGGGCGCGGTCTTCCGGCGTCGGGCGTTTGAAGCCGTCTTCCACCTTCGGGTTGAGGTAGAGGTGGATGCCTTCCGGGATACCCGCCACCCCGTCCACCACCTGGAACAACTGCACGTCGTCCGCCGAGATCGCGCCGGACTGGGTGAGGGTACCGGTAAACCACTCCGCCAGCCCCCGCCAGTGATCCGCTCCGACGAGGTAGATGGGCGCGGCGTGCATCTTGCGCGTCTGCACCAGCGTGAGCAATTCCGAAAGTTCGTCCAGCGTGCCGAAGCCGCCCGGAAACACCACGAAGGCGCGGGCGTAGCGCGCCAGCATCACCTTGCGGGCGTGGAAATACTCATAAGTCAGCGAGAGCGTCTGGTACGGATTGGCCCGCTGCTCATGCGGCAGGATGATGTTGTGCCCGATGCTGACGCCTCCGGCCTCGTACGCCCCCTTGTTGGCCGCCTCCATGATGCCGGGGCCGCCACCCGTCATGACGCCGAAGCCCGCCCGAACCAGGGCGCGGCCCAGTTCCTCGGCCAGGCCGTAATAGCGGTCCTTGATGGGCGTGCGGGCGCTGCCGTACACCGTCACCAGGGGCGTGTGCACCCGCGCCATGCGGTCAAAGCCGATGGAGAATTCGCCCAGCGTACGGAACATCTGCCAGGCGTCTTCGGTCATGCGGTCCAGTTCAAAGTGCGCTTCGTTGGGCTCTGTCGTCATGGCAAGGGCTCCTTGTGGGTGGGCAGGGGAGGGGACGCGCCCGACAGGATAAGCCTGCGCGGTGAAAGGCGGAAAACGGCGCAAGAAGAGGCCAGGAGAAACGCGGGCGGAACCCCGAAGGGTCCGCCCGCCTGACGCTCCTTTTCCCCTACGGCTTCGGTGCCCGCTGCGGCGCGAGCGTCGGTCCGTTGACCTTGACCTTGCCGCCCGAGAAGGTCACGGGCGCGAGGTGCATGGAGCGGTAACCCACGCTGTCGTTGGTCTTGCCGGCCTGCCAGGCGTGGTACACCAGCCAGGTCTGCCCGGCCCCGTCCTTGACCACGCTCTGGTGGCCCGGTCCGGCCACCTGCCCCTTGCTCGACAGCACGGGGTTGTCCGCCGCCTTGCGGTACGGCCCCGTGACGCGCGTGGCGGTCGCGTAGCCGACCGCGTACAGGTCCGAGTCAAACGGCCCCGCCGAGTACAGCAGGTAGTACACGCCGCCTGCGCGGTACAGGGTGGGGGCCTCCACCACGTTGCCTTCCCAGATCTCGAAGTTGTTGATGAGGGCCGTGGCCTTGCCCGTCACCTTCAGGCCGTCGGCGCTCAGCGGCTGAAGATAGATGTTGGTGAGCTGGTTGCAGCAGTTGCCGTCGTTCTTCCACAGCAAGTAGCGCTTGCCGTCCGCGTCGGTAAAGGGGCTGGCGTCGATGCTGCCGCCCTCCCCCACCTGGCACACGATGGGGCGCGGCTGGCCCTGAAACGGGCCCTCGGGCGCGGCTGCCGCCGCCGCTCCCACGCACTGCCGCCCACTCTCCGCATCCTGCGCCGTGAAGTACAGCACATACCGTTTGCCGATCTGCGCCACTTCGGGGGCCCAGGTGCGTCCTCCCTTCGCCCAGGCCGGCAGCACGGGCATGGCGTCCGCCTGCATCTGCCAGTGGACGAGGTCCGGGCTGACCGCGTGCGGCACGTTGGCGTTGCTGGAGTTGGTGGCGTAGGCGTGGTAGGTGCTGCCCACCCGCAGCAGGAAGGGATCGGGGAAGTTCTCGTCAATCACCGGATTGCGGAAGGTGGTGGCTGGCGCTGGTTTTGGCCCGGTGCCTCCGGCCTGCACGGGGAAGGAAGACAGCAGCGCCGTGCAGGCGAGCGTGAACGTCAGGAAACGGGGGATCAGGCGTGGGGGCACATTACTCCTTGAGGCCCGTCGTGGCGAGGCCCGATTCCAAAAAGCGCTGCGCGACGAGGTAGGCGATCAGCACCGGCACGGCCGCCAGTGTGGTGGAGGCCATCAGCTTGCCGTACTCGGTCACGTAGCGCTGCGAGAAGGTGGTAATTCCCACCGGCAGCGTCATCTTGTCCACATCGGTGACCGTGTACAGCGGCCAGAGGTAGTTGTTCCACGAGCCCATGAACGCGAACACGGCCAGCGTGATCAGGGGCGGCACGCTCAGCGGCAGGATGATCCTCCAAAAGGTCTGCAAGCTGTTCGCGCCGTCCAGCCGCGCGGCTTCTTCGAGCTCCTTGGGAATGCCGACGAAAAACTGCCGCAGCAAAAACACCCCGAATACGCCCGAAATCCCCGGCCAGATCAGCGCGTGGTACGAGTTGATCCACCCGAACTGCATCATCATGATGTAGGTGGGAATCAGGGTCACGATCCCCGGAATCATCATGGAGCTGAGGATGAACCAGAACCAGGCGTTGCGGCCCCTGAATTTCATACGCGCCAGAGGGTAGGCGGTCAGCGCGCACAGGATGACGTGCAGCACCGTAAAGGTCACGGCCACGAACAGCGAGTTCAGCGTCCAGCGCACGATGTTGCCGTCGGGAGAGGTCAGCACCTCGCGGTAGTTGTCCAGCGTCGGGTGCTGCGGCCACCACTGCACCGGCGTGGCAATAACGTCGGCCTCGGCCTTGAGGGACGTGGTGAGCATCCAGTACACCGGGGCGAGAAACAGGATGGACAGCAGGCACAGCAGCGCGAAGCGCGGAACATCGCGCGGCATCCGGCGGCGCTTGACCTGCGGTTGGTACGTCACGGCCATCAGCCTTCCTCCTTGACGTCACGCGCCATGATCCGGAACTGCATGGCGGTCAGAATGAGCATCATCAGGCCGAACGCGAAGCCGAGCGCCGCGGCGCTGGAATACTGGGTGTTGGTAAACGCCTCCTCGGTGATGTACTGGATCACGCTCTGGGTGCTGCGGTTGGGGCCGCCATTGGTGATGACCTGCGACTGCCCGAACAGCTGGAACGAGGCGAGCGCCGTCGTGACGACCACGAACAGCGTCACTGGCGCGAGCATGGGCAGGGTGATGTAGCGGAACTGCTGCCCGCGCGTGGCCCCGTCCAGTGAGGCCGCCTCGTACAGGCTCTCGGGCACGTTGCTCAGGGCCGCCAGGTACAGCGTCATGTTGAAGCCCAACGTCCACCAGATCGTGCCCACCACGATGGGCACCCACGCCAGCCCCTCAGTAGACAGCCAGGGGATGGGCTGCATCTGCGACAGCGCGCCCGCCGCCGCATTGACCAGCCCGTTCTGGTTATCGAACATCCAGCGCCACAGGATGCCCATCACCGAGACGGTCAAGATGCCCGGCATAAAAAACACTGCCCGGAAAAAGGCCCGTCCGAAGATGGGCCGCTGCAGCAGCAGGGCCAGTCCCAGCGCCGCCGCCACCAGCAGGGGCACGCTCACAATCGTGAAGAAGGTGGTGTTCCACAGCGTCTTCCAGAAAAACTGAAACTGTGGGGTGTCGGGCGTGAACAGGTTGCGGTAGAACTCAGCGCCCACAAAGGGCATCTGCGGGTTCAGCGGGTCCCAGCGGTGCAGGCTGATGTACAGGCCGTAGATCAGCGGATACACCGTAAACACGAAAAACAGCAGCGCGTGCGGCAGCAGGTAGAAGTAGGGTTCCAGATTGAGGCGGCGGCGGGGACCAGGCGTCCGGGTGGTCGTGGGCGGGGCTTGGGTAACGGTCATCGCGGCGTACACCTCTCGTCGGGAGAGCCGGAAAAAGGAGGCGGCCTCCTCCCTCCACAACAGCGTGCGGGGGGAAAGGAAGCCGCCGCCGGGGCTGGGCAGGCGGGGAGCGCCGGGCGACGCTCCCGCACAGGCTTTACTTGAAGTTCTTGCGGGCCTGCTCGATCTGCTTGTTGGCCTCGGCCACACCATCGTTTAGCGCCTTGTCCACGGTCTTCTTGCCCAGGTAAGCCGCTTCCCAGGCCTGATCGAAGGGCCCCATGACCTGACCGACCCAGGGAAAGCCGCTCGTGGCGTACACGCTGCCCAGGCGATCGAAAATGCCGCTGATGGGCGCGTTGTCGAATTTGGGGTTCTTGGCAACGACGCTCTGGCTCGGCAGGCTGCCGGTGCTCGTCCAGCTCAGGTTCTGCTCGGGCTGGGTTATCCAGGCCATAAAGGCCAGGGCCGCCTTGCGCTTGTTGGCGTCGTAGCCGGGGCGCTGTTTGGGCAGCGTCAGGTGGCTCGATCCGCCCCACGCCGCGTCACGTACGGTACCGCCGATACGCGGCATGAAGGTCACGCCGAAATTCATCTTCTGCTGCTCGAAGCGGTCGAGGTACCACTGGCCGCTGGGGAAGAAGCAGACCTTGCCCTGGCTAAAGGCCGCGAGTTCGGCTTCCTCGGTGCTGTTGGGCCGCGCCACGTGTTGCTTCTGCACCAAGTCGACCACGAACTGCACCGCGCTCTTGGCCTGCGGCGAGTTGAAGGCCGCGTTCTCGTTCTTGTCGATCATCGCGCCGCCGTTTTGCAAAATGGCGGCGTAGGCCGCGCGCGCACCCACCCAGTTGTTGTACAGGCTCACACCCCAGGTGTCGAGGTTCTTGGGATCGAAGCCTGCGTCGGTGGATTTCTTGCCGCTCTTGTCCACCGTGCACGCCTGCACGGCCTTGAGAAACTCGGCGCGGGTGCGGGGGGGCTTGTTGGGGTCAAGCCCGGCCTTTTTCATCAGGTCTTTGTTGTAGAACATCGCGTAGGCGACGCTGGACACCGGGATGCCGTAGCTCTGGCCCTTGTAGTCGGCCGTCTGGAAAAGCGGCCCGAAGAAGTTTTTCTTGTTCAGGCCCGCCGCCGTCATCTCGGCGGTCGTCAGGGGCGACACGGCTCCACGAGCGATAAAGCCGGTGATCTGGTCCTCGTTGATCACCACGACGTCGGGCGCGCGGCCCGAGGCCACCAACGAGGGCAACTGCTGCCAGGTCGTGCCCCAGGGCTGGGCCTGCGCGCGCACCTGAATGTTGGGGTGGGTGTCGTTGAACTGCTTGACCAGGGCCTCCATGACGGGGCGGTCAGGGCCGGTAAAGCCGTGCAGGTACGTGAGGCTGACCTTGGGCCCGGTGTAGGTCTGGGCGCCGGCGTGGGCAGCGGCACCGAGGGCGAGCAGGGCAAGCAGAGTACGGGATACGGTCATGAGACAACCTCCTGGGTGGGCAGAGACACCCACTGGAAATGAGGAACATCGCGCCATTCAGGAAAACCGGGCGGAAAACTCGCTGATGTGTTCGAGGGGCAGCCTACAACGCCGGTGAATAATCGTCAAACACCTTGAACCTAAACGGACGAAGTGGTGGGTTTGGACAGTGGGCGGGTGCAGTTCCCGGGCCGGAAACGCTGGAATGGGCGGCCTCCGCCGTAGGCGCAGAGGCGTGAAGTGGCTTGTCCATACAGCATACCTCACCCCCCGTCCACTGAAAACACCCTTTCATCCTATTGAGTTGCGCAGGAAGATTTCGTTACTTTCGCCCGCTGTTGGAGGGGGAAAGCCGATATGAAGCTTGGATGTCGGGGTCTGAAAACGTATTCGCCTTTCGGAGTTGCTTCCAGATCTTACGTCTCTTTTCGTATGGTGCAGCTCAAATGGGGAGAGGAAAGCAGAGCAATAATCGCGAGAAATGTTGTTAGAAATTACTCTGCTGAGGGCGCGGGTTCCACCACGCTCAGCTTCCGCACGTCAATACCAACCGGGCGCCCGGCGCGGCGCACGAAGATATCGGCAAAGCGGGCGTGCCAGCGCAGGTCCGCCCCCTGATAGCTCGTCCTCGCCCGAACAGCGTTGTACACCGCGTCGTCCAGGCCGCGCAGATTCACCATAATCTCGGCCTCAGCGGCCTGCAGCTGCTGCGGGGTCACCTTCCACAGAGGGCTTTCCTCGGTAATGGGGTGGACCACCGTCCACGAGAGGGGAAAGAAGGCCACGCTGCTGCGCTCCAGGGTCAGCGGTGCGAAGTGGCGCACCTGACGGACGCCCACCCGCTTGAAGTACGCCAGTGTGACCTCAATCTGCAGCTCGATCAGGTCCGTGCGTTGCCCGTTGACCAGCCGGAACATCAGGCCCCACCCGCCGCGGTAGGGAGCGATCACCGCGCACTCACTGAACAGCACGCGGTGCCTGGGCCTGGAAAAGCGGGCGAACAGCACTCCAGTTGCCAGCGCCACGCCCACGAGGCCCACGAACGCCTCCACCGTGACGAGCAGATTGGCGGCGAAGGTCCGCGGGTAGACGTGCCCGAAGCCGATGGTGCCGAAGGTCTGCACCGAGAAGAAAAAGCAGGCCCAGAAGCGGTTGCCGTCGCCCTGCGGCATCTCGGACAGTGCGCCCGGACCCAGCGTCAGGTAAGCCAGGGCAAACCCGGCGTTCAGCAGCAGGTAGGTTACCCCCAGCAGACCGAAAAAGGCTGGCCACGAAATGCTGATCAGGTCGTAATACAGGCTCAGTGAGTGCCAGAAGCCGATGCCGCCGCGCTGCAGGGTGAAGCTGCCGTCCTTGTTCAGCATCCGCGTATGGCTCTCTTGCGAGATCACCCGGCCCAGGCCCAGATCGTTGCCCACCGGCTCCACGGAAGCTTCGCCCTGCGGCTGCCGCGCCGCTTGCGAACCGAAAGGAGGAGCGCCCATGGAGCCGATGCTACGCCCCTCCTCACCTGTACCCCGTATGCCGGATGCCTGACCAACGGTCATTTAATATATGACCCGTGGTCAGTAACGCGGAACCTGTGCCGAAATCCAGGGGAGAGCGGGCCCGCAAGGACGGGGACAAGCTGGCCCGCCACGGCGCCATTCTCGATGCGGCCTTCGCCCTGTGGGGCGAGAAGCCGTATACCGACATCACGGTGTCGGACGTGGCACGCGCCGCTGGACTCGCCAGGGGTACCCTCTACCTGTACTTCCAGACCAAGGAGGCGCTGTTCCTGGCGGTGCCCGAGCGCCTGCTCTGGAACTGGTTCGGGGTGGTGGATCGCCGGCTCGCCGCGCAGGAAAGGGCACGCCCCAAACGGTGGCGGTCACGCTCGGCGCCTCTCTGAAGGGGCAGGGGGCCACGTTGCGCCTGCTGAACACCACGCTGGAGCAAAACGGGGCCGAGGCCGAGTGATGCATGTGGCCTCCACGGCCGCCTTTATGCCCGGGCCATTGATGGCCGTGTGACGCCACCAAGGCTTAGGTGCTGTCCTTTTCGGAAGCCATTCGCGAGGAGCTGCGCGGTACGGGCGTGACCGTCACGGCGCTGTGCCCCGGCCCCATACAAACGGGCTTTCAGAACCGCGCCCAGATGAATGACTCCAGGCTGGTGAAGGGCCGCGCGATTCTGGACGACGCCACCGTGGCCCGGCAAGGAGTGTCCGCCATGCTGCGCGGGCAGAACGTCATCAATGGCAAGGTGAACCAGCTTCTGGCTTTGACGCCGCGCTTCCTGCCGCGACGCCTGATTCCGGGGGGCGTGAAGCGCGCGCAGGCACGGTCGCATCAGGGCGGGGGGCTTAAAAACGGGGCCTTCTCGTGGGCTCCCTCTCGGCCACGCAGCTTGACAAGGCCCACTGGGGAGGGGCAAGCCTCTGTTACTTTTGTCCCTTCTTTTCGTGTGGGAGAGGGCCGGGCAAAGCCAGGGGTGACGGGGCCACTACGGCACACCCCACTTCGGCACATCAGGGAGCGGAGTGCCGAGGGCAAGCCATCACGTGGAGGCGGTGGCCTGCCGGGCTTCCGCCAGATTTGAGCTGTTGGACAGGCTGCGCCTGATGGCCTATCCGGTGGTCGTCGGAAAGGGAAAGCGCTTTTTTGGGGACGGGGACACCCTTGCGCTGAAGCCCACCGCTTCGCGGGCGTGGGGCTGCTGACCGGCGCGTTGGGAACTCAGGCGGGCAGTCGGGGATGAAGCGCGTCCTTCTCGCCACCCCGGGTCACCCTTGGAGCTGCGCCCTTTCCCGGCCCTATGGACGGCCCCACTGCGTCCGTCCGGGTGGGCTTGGTGGGTGACACCCGCCCCTTCGTGACGCGGGAGACGCGGGGCGCAATTCACGCTGGACGGCTTGGGTTCGGGCGCGCACACCTGCGGCAGGCGCCGTCGATCAGCAACTGACTCCGGCTCCCCGTGGTCGGCTGATGGGCGTGGGCGCCGCGCTCAGGAGCGTAAGAGGCCGGACAGAGCCGCCCGATTAGCCTGCGGTGTGCCGTGGATGAGCTGCGCTGGGGGAAACTGCCATGCCTGAGGGTGAGGTGGGGGTGACCGTGGGCCAGCCCTCCGGCGAGGGTGCACCCGCGCAGCGGCTGGCGCGGACGCTGACCCGGCTGGCGCGCGCCGCCGAGGGTGGGACGGCGGAAGCGATGTACGGCCCAGTCTGCCTGGAGACCCGGCAGCTCCTGGCCTGTTCGGGCGTGCGGCTGTATGTGTGGCGGGAAGGCGACTGGGCCCAGGTGGACCAGTCCGGATTCCTGCCGGACCTGCCCCCTGGCTGGAGCGAAGCGCTTGCGCGCGCCGAAGTGGGCCGCCAGCCGGTGCCCTGGCCTGACGGCCCGGCGGACCTGAGCCACGTTGCCCTGC
This is a stretch of genomic DNA from Deinococcus hopiensis KR-140. It encodes these proteins:
- a CDS encoding ion channel; translated protein: MGAPPFGSQAARQPQGEASVEPVGNDLGLGRVISQESHTRMLNKDGSFTLQRGGIGFWHSLSLYYDLISISWPAFFGLLGVTYLLLNAGFALAYLTLGPGALSEMPQGDGNRFWACFFFSVQTFGTIGFGHVYPRTFAANLLVTVEAFVGLVGVALATGVLFARFSRPRHRVLFSECAVIAPYRGGWGLMFRLVNGQRTDLIELQIEVTLAYFKRVGVRQVRHFAPLTLERSSVAFFPLSWTVVHPITEESPLWKVTPQQLQAAEAEIMVNLRGLDDAVYNAVRARTSYQGADLRWHARFADIFVRRAGRPVGIDVRKLSVVEPAPSAE
- a CDS encoding glycoside hydrolase family 43 protein gives rise to the protein MPPRLIPRFLTFTLACTALLSSFPVQAGGTGPKPAPATTFRNPVIDENFPDPFLLRVGSTYHAYATNSSNANVPHAVSPDLVHWQMQADAMPVLPAWAKGGRTWAPEVAQIGKRYVLYFTAQDAESGRQCVGAAAAAAPEGPFQGQPRPIVCQVGEGGSIDASPFTDADGKRYLLWKNDGNCCNQLTNIYLQPLSADGLKVTGKATALINNFEIWEGNVVEAPTLYRAGGVYYLLYSAGPFDSDLYAVGYATATRVTGPYRKAADNPVLSSKGQVAGPGHQSVVKDGAGQTWLVYHAWQAGKTNDSVGYRSMHLAPVTFSGGKVKVNGPTLAPQRAPKP
- a CDS encoding TIGR00730 family Rossman fold protein, encoding MTTEPNEAHFELDRMTEDAWQMFRTLGEFSIGFDRMARVHTPLVTVYGSARTPIKDRYYGLAEELGRALVRAGFGVMTGGGPGIMEAANKGAYEAGGVSIGHNIILPHEQRANPYQTLSLTYEYFHARKVMLARYARAFVVFPGGFGTLDELSELLTLVQTRKMHAAPIYLVGADHWRGLAEWFTGTLTQSGAISADDVQLFQVVDGVAGIPEGIHLYLNPKVEDGFKRPTPEDRARAQGGPS
- a CDS encoding ABC transporter substrate-binding protein, which translates into the protein MTVSRTLLALLALGAAAHAGAQTYTGPKVSLTYLHGFTGPDRPVMEALVKQFNDTHPNIQVRAQAQPWGTTWQQLPSLVASGRAPDVVVINEDQITGFIARGAVSPLTTAEMTAAGLNKKNFFGPLFQTADYKGQSYGIPVSSVAYAMFYNKDLMKKAGLDPNKPPRTRAEFLKAVQACTVDKSGKKSTDAGFDPKNLDTWGVSLYNNWVGARAAYAAILQNGGAMIDKNENAAFNSPQAKSAVQFVVDLVQKQHVARPNSTEEAELAAFSQGKVCFFPSGQWYLDRFEQQKMNFGVTFMPRIGGTVRDAAWGGSSHLTLPKQRPGYDANKRKAALAFMAWITQPEQNLSWTSTGSLPSQSVVAKNPKFDNAPISGIFDRLGSVYATSGFPWVGQVMGPFDQAWEAAYLGKKTVDKALNDGVAEANKQIEQARKNFK
- a CDS encoding aldo/keto reductase; amino-acid sequence: MTPYRQLGRSGLHLFPLGLGTMQFGWTADEATSFALMDAYAGAGGNFLDTADIYTTWIPGNPGGVSEEIIGRWLKARGNRDDMVIATKVRGPMGGVDHHQGRSTIHQREGLSRRWILKACEDSLRRLQVDHIDLYQAHWIDAATPIEETLAAFTELVRRGYVRYIGCSNYSAWRLMQALWTGDRRGLESFVSIQPEYSLLSPTRANFERELSRVCVEYGLGVIPWSPLGGGMLTGKYRRGQPLPDSVRAGENAARRFGDQNFDTVETLVSVAERHGAVPAQVALAWLLAQPAVTAPIIGANSVEQLQDLLGTVTLTLDPADLEEISRVSDWERARTELER
- a CDS encoding carbohydrate ABC transporter permease, which codes for MTVTQAPPTTTRTPGPRRRLNLEPYFYLLPHALLFFVFTVYPLIYGLYISLHRWDPLNPQMPFVGAEFYRNLFTPDTPQFQFFWKTLWNTTFFTIVSVPLLVAAALGLALLLQRPIFGRAFFRAVFFMPGILTVSVMGILWRWMFDNQNGLVNAAAGALSQMQPIPWLSTEGLAWVPIVVGTIWWTLGFNMTLYLAALSNVPESLYEAASLDGATRGQQFRYITLPMLAPVTLFVVVTTALASFQLFGQSQVITNGGPNRSTQSVIQYITEEAFTNTQYSSAAALGFAFGLMMLILTAMQFRIMARDVKEEG
- a CDS encoding carbohydrate ABC transporter permease, whose protein sequence is MAVTYQPQVKRRRMPRDVPRFALLCLLSILFLAPVYWMLTTSLKAEADVIATPVQWWPQHPTLDNYREVLTSPDGNIVRWTLNSLFVAVTFTVLHVILCALTAYPLARMKFRGRNAWFWFILSSMMIPGIVTLIPTYIMMMQFGWINSYHALIWPGISGVFGVFLLRQFFVGIPKELEEAARLDGANSLQTFWRIILPLSVPPLITLAVFAFMGSWNNYLWPLYTVTDVDKMTLPVGITTFSQRYVTEYGKLMASTTLAAVPVLIAYLVAQRFLESGLATTGLKE
- a CDS encoding N-acetylmannosamine-6-phosphate 2-epimerase, producing the protein MLERLRGQLVVSCQADPGSPLRDSYIIGRLALAAELGGAAGLRVQGFADVQAVRAVTALPIIGLTKTDRNDTDVYITPTSAEAVRLAELGAEIVALDATLRPRPEPLQNMFAAVRAAGAQVMADISTLEEARAALDAGADCVGTTLAGYTPYSRALTTPDWDLMDELRAAGLPFAAEGRISLPEQAAEARRRGALFVVVGSAITRPDVITRWYAQALDG
- a CDS encoding helix-turn-helix domain-containing protein, whose product is MVSNAEPVPKSRGERARKDGDKLARHGAILDAAFALWGEKPYTDITVSDVARAAGLARGTLYLYFQTKEALFLAVPERLLWNWFGVVDRRLAAQERARPKRWRSRSAPL